A window of the Syntrophothermus lipocalidus DSM 12680 genome harbors these coding sequences:
- a CDS encoding HU family DNA-binding protein, giving the protein MNKAELVKSLAEKAGVTQKEAGKVLDAAVASIQEALAGGDKVQIIGFGTFEVRNRRARKVISPATGEEIEVPATRVPAFKPGKSLKEAVVIKEEPKKTGKGPNKSRTSKKKK; this is encoded by the coding sequence GTGAACAAAGCGGAACTTGTCAAGTCATTGGCGGAGAAGGCTGGGGTAACTCAAAAGGAAGCCGGAAAGGTACTCGATGCTGCTGTCGCTTCGATTCAGGAAGCTTTGGCCGGCGGCGACAAGGTCCAGATTATCGGCTTTGGGACTTTCGAGGTGAGGAATCGTAGGGCAAGGAAAGTCATCAGCCCGGCTACAGGAGAGGAAATCGAAGTTCCAGCTACTCGTGTCCCCGCTTTTAAACCCGGAAAATCCCTTAAAGAAGCAGTGGTTATCAAGGAGGAACCCAAGAAAACGGGCAAAGGCCCTAACAAATCTAGGACGTCCAAGAAGAAGAAATAG